One region of Endozoicomonas sp. Mp262 genomic DNA includes:
- a CDS encoding IS30 family transposase — translation MSTQTRRYKQLTQGQRYQIEALLEKGHFQNEIAEVAGISESALSRELKRNTGDNGYCAESAHNLAMQRRKSAKKHSKTDERQMPIIEKGLLLGWSPENISCRMKIEVPEIALSHTSVYSRIADNKAQGGSLYKKLPRFGKRRCKGGKRKAGRSLIPNRVDITERPEVVELRSRLGDWEGDTVYGQDAHLVTLVDRKSRFTLIGKVDTKQSETVADTMISLLKRVSTVHTITLDNGGEFAAHEKVSEAVNADVFFAKPYASYQRGTNENTNGIIRRTWPKKMALGDLTEEEVWEAELLINTMPRKVLGGRTPLEVYTGKSIALIA, via the coding sequence ATGAGTACACAAACCAGACGATACAAGCAGCTGACCCAAGGGCAACGATACCAGATTGAGGCGCTCCTTGAAAAAGGTCATTTTCAGAATGAGATCGCAGAGGTTGCAGGTATCAGTGAGAGCGCCTTATCCCGTGAGTTGAAACGCAATACTGGCGATAATGGGTATTGTGCTGAATCGGCTCATAACTTGGCTATGCAGCGTAGGAAATCTGCCAAAAAGCACAGCAAAACAGATGAACGACAAATGCCGATCATAGAGAAGGGGCTACTCCTTGGCTGGTCTCCTGAAAACATCAGTTGCAGGATGAAAATTGAGGTGCCTGAGATCGCTCTGAGTCATACCTCTGTATACAGCCGAATTGCTGATAACAAAGCTCAGGGAGGTTCCTTGTATAAAAAGCTGCCCCGCTTTGGGAAACGCCGATGCAAAGGAGGTAAACGCAAGGCAGGCCGTTCTCTTATACCTAATCGGGTCGATATTACCGAACGTCCTGAAGTGGTAGAGCTTCGGTCTCGCTTGGGAGATTGGGAAGGTGATACTGTGTATGGGCAAGACGCTCACTTGGTCACGCTGGTCGACCGAAAGAGCCGCTTTACACTCATTGGCAAAGTGGATACCAAACAGTCTGAAACAGTAGCGGATACAATGATCAGCCTACTGAAACGAGTTTCAACAGTTCACACCATCACCCTGGATAATGGAGGCGAGTTTGCAGCCCATGAAAAGGTATCAGAAGCAGTGAATGCTGACGTATTTTTCGCTAAGCCTTATGCCAGCTACCAACGGGGCACCAACGAAAATACCAATGGCATTATCCGTCGAACCTGGCCTAAGAAAATGGCTCTTGGGGATCTGACAGAAGAGGAGGTTTGGGAAGCTGAACTCTTGATTAATACCATGCCGAGAAAAGTTTTAGGGGGGCGAACCCCGCTCGAAGTCTATACCGGGAAGTCGATTGCACTTATTGCTTGA
- a CDS encoding NAD(P)/FAD-dependent oxidoreductase: MTPKTIRTGYRYRSNRLNPPYDAIVIGSGPGGLSAAVCLSKAGKKVLVLEQHYTAGGFSHSYSRHGYEWDVGVHYVGGVGSTKTLEGRLFKFLTDGKLQWAPMSDNYDRFYLGDEQYDLIKGKEAFRQQMVHYFPDETVAIDRYLLKVYQTVRAVPLFTAGKNMPLWMVKVLKLGGFLKLPPFFNKTTLDVLNELTHNKKLIAVLTGQWGDYGLPPAQSSFMIHALVAHHYMYGSFYPVGGPSNIAKTMIPQIRKAGGEVFTYAAVRKIIIEQGRASGVEMADGSSIHAKLIISNAGAANTLTRLLPSQEVKNFNYGQALSQVKPALSHLCLYVGIKGNATDLGLPKTNFWFYSDENHDINYQTFMTDSRAPFPFIYISFPSAKDPDWNNCYPEKSTIEVVVPANYEWFEKWQDTTWGKRGADYDALKDLLSKRLLDTLLKKLPQLQGKIDYYELSTPLSTRHFCSYRRGEFYGLAHTPHRFNQEWLKPKTRIPGLYLTGQDTLTVGVVGSAMSGLLTACSILGPITSWKIMKALKRTQ, from the coding sequence ATGACCCCCAAAACAATTCGTACCGGATATCGCTACAGAAGTAACCGGCTCAATCCCCCCTATGATGCGATAGTTATCGGCTCGGGACCTGGCGGATTATCAGCCGCTGTTTGTCTATCCAAGGCAGGCAAAAAAGTATTGGTTCTTGAGCAACATTATACTGCCGGGGGCTTTAGCCACAGCTATAGCCGTCATGGCTATGAATGGGATGTAGGTGTTCATTACGTTGGCGGGGTAGGCAGTACAAAAACCCTGGAAGGAAGGCTCTTCAAATTTCTCACTGATGGCAAGTTACAGTGGGCTCCCATGTCTGACAACTATGACAGATTCTACCTGGGTGATGAGCAGTACGACCTTATCAAGGGTAAAGAGGCTTTTCGTCAACAGATGGTGCATTATTTTCCAGATGAGACAGTGGCCATCGACCGCTATTTATTAAAGGTCTACCAGACAGTCAGGGCAGTGCCCCTATTCACGGCCGGAAAAAATATGCCCCTGTGGATGGTAAAAGTACTGAAGCTGGGCGGTTTTCTAAAATTACCCCCCTTTTTTAATAAGACAACACTGGATGTTCTTAATGAACTCACCCACAACAAAAAACTAATTGCTGTACTAACGGGGCAATGGGGAGATTATGGCTTACCTCCAGCACAATCAAGCTTTATGATTCATGCCCTGGTTGCCCATCACTATATGTACGGAAGTTTCTATCCAGTTGGAGGCCCGTCTAATATAGCAAAAACCATGATCCCCCAAATCAGGAAAGCCGGTGGAGAGGTCTTTACCTATGCGGCAGTTCGCAAAATAATCATTGAACAAGGCCGCGCCAGTGGAGTGGAAATGGCGGATGGGAGCTCAATCCATGCCAAACTCATCATTAGCAATGCTGGAGCCGCCAACACCTTAACCCGCCTGCTCCCCAGTCAAGAGGTTAAAAACTTTAATTATGGGCAAGCATTAAGCCAGGTAAAACCGGCGCTATCACACCTCTGTCTATATGTAGGGATAAAAGGTAACGCCACAGATTTAGGCTTGCCCAAAACCAACTTCTGGTTTTATTCCGATGAAAATCACGATATCAATTATCAAACTTTTATGACTGACAGTCGTGCTCCTTTTCCCTTTATTTATATTTCCTTCCCCTCAGCTAAAGACCCGGACTGGAATAACTGTTACCCGGAAAAATCAACTATTGAGGTGGTTGTTCCTGCCAACTATGAATGGTTTGAAAAGTGGCAAGATACAACCTGGGGTAAGCGAGGTGCAGACTATGATGCACTGAAAGACCTGCTTTCGAAAAGGCTTCTGGATACCCTGTTGAAAAAGCTGCCTCAGCTACAGGGTAAAATTGATTACTACGAATTATCCACACCTCTTTCAACCCGTCATTTCTGCTCTTACCGTAGAGGAGAATTCTATGGGCTCGCCCACACGCCTCATAGGTTTAACCAGGAATGGCTAAAACCAAAAACCCGCATCCCGGGGCTTTATTTAACCGGTCAGGATACACTAACCGTCGGTGTTGTTGGTTCAGCCATGTCTGGCCTGCTTACTGCCTGCTCTATTCTTGGTCCCATTACTAGCTGGAAAATAATGAAGGCGCTAAAAAGAACACAATAG
- a CDS encoding FkbM family methyltransferase, translating into MDTTQQQNNLSAPHTLNQLGRTRYGRILYNKHDRFIGRSIKLYGEYSEEETALFRQLCRTGNTVVEVGANIGVHTLPLARFVGNSGHIYAFEPQRLVFQTLCANMALNSITQASCFNCGAGATKTTLKINELNYHKPANFGGYAIQPAETGIPLSIVRLDDMLGDKKVHFLKLDVEGMELEVLMGAEQIIKNSQPLIYLENDRINKSRQLIEHLWEKGYRLYWHKPRLYNPDNFFSNPENVFGNIVSINMLAIPNTLSVNVSGFSRVTDSGFHPMDKTK; encoded by the coding sequence ATGGATACCACACAACAACAGAATAATTTATCCGCCCCCCATACTCTTAATCAGCTTGGCAGAACTCGATATGGCCGTATTTTATACAATAAACATGATCGTTTTATTGGCCGCTCTATCAAGCTTTATGGCGAATACAGTGAAGAAGAGACAGCCTTATTCAGGCAATTATGCCGGACAGGAAATACTGTCGTGGAAGTCGGGGCCAACATTGGCGTCCATACGCTGCCTTTAGCCCGTTTTGTTGGTAACTCCGGACACATTTATGCCTTTGAACCCCAACGCCTGGTTTTTCAGACCCTATGCGCAAATATGGCGCTGAATAGTATTACCCAGGCAAGCTGCTTTAACTGTGGGGCTGGAGCAACAAAAACCACCCTGAAAATTAATGAGCTCAATTACCACAAACCAGCCAATTTTGGAGGCTACGCCATCCAACCGGCAGAAACAGGTATCCCCTTATCCATTGTCCGGCTTGACGACATGTTGGGCGATAAAAAGGTACATTTTCTTAAGCTGGATGTGGAAGGAATGGAGCTTGAAGTCTTGATGGGAGCTGAACAGATTATTAAAAACAGTCAACCGCTTATTTATCTGGAAAATGACCGGATTAACAAATCAAGACAGCTTATTGAGCATCTGTGGGAAAAAGGCTACCGGCTCTACTGGCATAAACCCCGTTTATACAATCCTGACAATTTCTTCAGCAACCCGGAAAATGTCTTTGGCAATATAGTTTCAATTAACATGCTGGCTATTCCCAACACACTGAGTGTCAATGTGAGCGGCTTTTCCCGGGTCACAGACAGTGGTTTTCACCCTATGGATAAAACGAAATAA
- a CDS encoding mechanosensitive ion channel — protein MGTPLSLARYCYFICWLILLPTSVICHAAPSPFSGVYEQIQKQFPSPSLEKEENPLSASVPLISALLPIPETPTQLSTKIAKLQEELSRFYPLDTSAYKKRLTAFSWHRLESELRELTSQQLDRREDIDRIERLLLKHARERSNIQKTLNEITDLNNKHQKKIHPDGITTDASSKYENLVEQLEGRARLLPLSNKRYELELQLTQFQLDQILQKKSILEALLESRIKNLRKPASLAESCTTSLSDNFFDDPSLNNLACTEQELRNSLTKARKDLLLVQRLGFNLEFQMKELGHVSEVYELLESQRECLMRLDLTNSGKSLIHQLRLKQTILSEKIRSLDLTMDNLSRRRHLETIINKIEGLIPLAVELWELEKELFQHHKRVMSVLEQRRMWMAVAPALTPSQLFSALIDVKEQLKLLQLELDTDHFSKLYLLILFLLIFGLILSHIFYQAQKRFLNNNRKSGSLSVIQLFKLVAMIIIGSTPIPIGLALSGIVLKETSGYTFTFGQVLQSTALMAFGWTIIAAFGRESVQQQIGVRQEGYHHWHRQANILGIMSITGLLLGGFAEYWYSNPYDDRITQVTLLICALVQACIEWKLIKDTRPEIGYYSLKFILTLIFPMSSLLIVSLATLGYNLAAWAIFSQKQVIMLVCGLTILVYELSLYLLYARTRKITLEHALHERRQASGDIGPEDALEVSRSHIGDLQLQGKRLLQLVSLSIFFFSIAWLTQDFTNLIEPIGKIKVWPFTNLDSNLSVALGGITQATIILLLTLLLSRNLTGLIRLSVPAKFLAQPARAYTLSRFSIYTLWVSSTLLILNTLGISWEKLQWLIIAVTVGIGFGLQEIVANFFSGLIILLERPFRVGDTVTVGTVEGEVKQIHIRATVIEDFDRKELIVPNKTLVTGEVTNWSFSSNVLRVVLWFGVAHGSDNDLVFQLLMLAADECQKALREPPPEVYFIEYTEHAERYELRIFVNHVDDRYPAKNQVNTRVKELFAENGIVVAHAQQDVHLVVSQEG, from the coding sequence GTGGGTACACCATTGTCCTTGGCGCGTTACTGCTATTTTATCTGTTGGTTGATACTGCTTCCCACTTCTGTGATATGCCATGCAGCTCCCTCTCCCTTCAGTGGTGTTTATGAACAAATACAAAAGCAGTTCCCCTCCCCCTCATTGGAGAAGGAGGAAAACCCGTTAAGTGCTTCGGTGCCATTAATCTCGGCGCTTTTACCCATACCAGAGACACCCACACAACTCTCAACAAAAATAGCAAAACTACAGGAAGAGCTCTCACGGTTTTATCCACTGGATACCAGTGCCTATAAAAAAAGACTGACAGCGTTTAGCTGGCACAGACTTGAGTCAGAACTCAGGGAACTGACCAGCCAGCAACTAGATAGACGCGAAGATATTGACCGAATAGAAAGACTGCTACTTAAGCACGCCAGAGAGCGGAGTAATATCCAAAAAACATTGAATGAAATTACCGACTTAAACAACAAGCATCAAAAAAAAATTCATCCTGATGGCATCACTACGGATGCCTCCAGCAAATATGAAAATCTTGTGGAGCAACTGGAAGGAAGGGCCAGGCTTCTACCCCTAAGCAATAAACGCTATGAACTTGAACTGCAACTGACACAGTTTCAGCTTGATCAGATCCTGCAAAAGAAGAGCATACTGGAAGCATTGCTTGAATCCCGTATCAAAAACCTGCGCAAACCGGCCTCCCTTGCCGAATCTTGCACCACTTCATTGTCTGATAACTTCTTTGATGATCCAAGCTTGAATAACCTGGCCTGTACCGAACAGGAATTACGGAACAGCCTGACAAAAGCCCGTAAAGATCTGCTCCTGGTTCAAAGGCTGGGGTTCAACCTGGAATTCCAGATGAAAGAGCTGGGTCATGTCAGTGAAGTCTATGAGCTACTTGAAAGCCAGCGTGAATGCCTGATGAGGCTTGACCTGACCAACTCCGGCAAATCACTCATCCACCAGCTGAGGCTCAAACAAACAATACTGTCTGAAAAAATAAGATCACTGGATCTGACCATGGACAACCTGAGCCGAAGAAGGCACCTGGAAACAATAATTAATAAAATTGAGGGCCTGATTCCTCTGGCTGTAGAACTCTGGGAACTGGAAAAGGAATTATTTCAACATCACAAGCGGGTTATGTCGGTACTGGAACAACGAAGGATGTGGATGGCCGTTGCTCCCGCCTTGACGCCATCGCAACTATTTTCAGCACTGATTGATGTCAAGGAACAACTGAAACTACTCCAGCTTGAGCTGGACACCGACCATTTCAGTAAATTATATCTATTAATCCTATTCCTCCTCATCTTTGGCTTGATACTGTCCCACATTTTCTATCAAGCCCAGAAGCGCTTTTTAAATAATAACCGTAAATCAGGCTCACTGTCTGTCATTCAGTTATTCAAGCTTGTTGCAATGATTATTATTGGCAGCACCCCCATCCCTATAGGCTTGGCTTTAAGCGGCATTGTATTAAAAGAAACCAGTGGTTATACCTTCACTTTCGGACAGGTCTTGCAAAGTACCGCATTGATGGCATTTGGCTGGACGATCATTGCAGCTTTCGGGAGGGAGTCCGTTCAACAACAAATCGGTGTACGCCAGGAGGGATACCACCACTGGCACAGACAGGCCAATATCCTTGGTATCATGTCAATCACGGGCTTGCTCCTTGGTGGATTTGCAGAATACTGGTATAGCAATCCCTATGATGACCGTATCACTCAAGTGACTCTACTGATTTGCGCCCTGGTTCAGGCCTGCATTGAATGGAAGCTGATAAAAGACACCCGGCCTGAAATTGGTTACTACTCCTTGAAGTTTATTTTAACCCTGATTTTCCCAATGAGTAGTTTATTGATAGTTTCCCTGGCAACACTGGGATACAACCTTGCAGCCTGGGCTATTTTCAGCCAGAAGCAGGTCATCATGCTGGTGTGTGGATTGACAATACTTGTCTATGAACTATCGCTCTATCTTCTGTATGCCAGAACCCGGAAAATAACCCTTGAGCATGCCTTGCATGAAAGACGACAGGCATCAGGTGATATAGGCCCTGAGGACGCCCTTGAAGTTTCACGATCTCATATTGGAGATCTTCAACTACAGGGAAAGCGGTTACTTCAACTGGTCTCACTATCCATTTTCTTTTTTTCTATCGCCTGGCTGACACAGGACTTTACTAACCTGATTGAGCCCATTGGTAAAATCAAGGTTTGGCCTTTTACTAACCTTGATAGCAACCTATCTGTTGCTCTCGGAGGCATAACCCAGGCGACCATTATTCTCCTGCTTACCTTGCTTCTCAGCCGAAACCTAACCGGTCTCATCAGGCTATCCGTACCTGCGAAATTTCTTGCCCAGCCTGCCCGCGCCTATACCTTGAGTCGATTTAGTATTTATACCCTCTGGGTTTCAAGTACCCTTCTAATATTGAATACACTCGGCATCAGCTGGGAAAAACTACAGTGGCTCATTATTGCAGTCACTGTTGGCATAGGTTTTGGACTTCAGGAGATTGTTGCAAACTTTTTCTCCGGGTTAATTATTCTTCTGGAAAGACCATTTCGGGTTGGAGATACTGTCACTGTAGGCACAGTTGAAGGTGAAGTGAAACAGATTCATATCAGGGCCACGGTAATAGAAGACTTTGACCGGAAAGAATTAATCGTTCCAAACAAAACCCTGGTGACCGGAGAAGTGACCAACTGGTCATTTTCCTCCAATGTATTACGGGTAGTGCTATGGTTCGGCGTAGCCCACGGCAGTGATAATGACCTGGTATTTCAATTACTGATGCTGGCTGCGGATGAATGCCAGAAAGCACTCAGGGAGCCGCCTCCGGAAGTTTATTTTATTGAGTACACAGAACATGCAGAACGCTATGAACTTCGAATATTCGTTAATCATGTGGATGATCGTTATCCAGCCAAAAATCAAGTAAACACAAGGGTAAAAGAGCTGTTTGCAGAAAACGGAATCGTCGTTGCACACGCACAGCAGGATGTTCATCTGGTGGTTTCACAAGAGGGTTAG
- a CDS encoding mechanosensitive ion channel family protein gives MEFFADWVALKVFSQGYIVWLGQCLVILSTAAIGSYLARRAIGRLSLGVNSQTSPYFSAVAKAARLPASLSVWLMALGWILNLSGSTTQLPILQAIPLIQRIALILLLGWFLISFTNTCYRNLQCNQFKNSSLNANSAEVIYKLVQLLIVISFGLMLLQSAGISISGILAFGGIGGLAVGLAAKDMMANLFGGLVLYLDRPFHVGEKIRIINTQIEGWVEEIGWRQTRIRNYDRQPIYVPNALFGNSAVINPSRISNRRIRQMIGLRYQDIASVPAITKSITEYIRNHREIDQVRPVEVRLIEYGASSLDLQIYCFAACTDYEDLLRIQEDILLNAGKIIHSHGADIAFPTRTLDFQWPPNNNP, from the coding sequence ATGGAGTTTTTCGCTGATTGGGTGGCTTTAAAGGTATTTAGCCAAGGATATATAGTCTGGTTAGGTCAGTGTCTTGTTATTCTATCAACTGCGGCCATTGGCAGCTATTTGGCTCGCAGGGCTATAGGACGTTTATCCCTGGGGGTTAATAGCCAAACCAGTCCCTACTTTAGCGCTGTTGCCAAGGCTGCACGGTTGCCAGCCAGTTTATCTGTATGGCTGATGGCGCTGGGCTGGATACTCAATCTTTCCGGCAGTACGACGCAGTTACCGATTTTGCAAGCTATTCCTCTGATTCAGAGAATTGCCCTGATTCTTTTGTTAGGGTGGTTCCTGATTAGTTTTACTAATACCTGCTATCGAAACCTCCAGTGCAATCAATTTAAAAACAGCTCTCTTAATGCCAATAGTGCAGAAGTGATTTATAAGCTGGTACAACTGCTGATCGTTATTTCATTTGGCTTGATGTTGCTGCAGAGTGCGGGAATCAGTATCTCCGGAATCCTGGCATTTGGTGGTATTGGTGGTTTGGCTGTCGGTCTGGCGGCCAAGGATATGATGGCCAATTTATTTGGCGGACTGGTTTTATATCTCGATCGGCCTTTTCATGTTGGCGAAAAAATCAGAATTATCAATACCCAGATAGAAGGCTGGGTAGAAGAGATTGGTTGGCGGCAGACCCGGATCAGAAATTATGATCGCCAGCCTATTTATGTACCCAATGCCCTGTTTGGTAATTCGGCAGTGATTAACCCCTCAAGAATCTCAAATCGTCGGATCAGGCAAATGATAGGATTAAGATATCAGGATATTGCCAGCGTCCCTGCCATCACAAAGAGCATTACTGAATATATTCGTAACCACCGGGAAATTGATCAGGTGAGGCCGGTTGAGGTGCGGCTGATAGAGTATGGTGCTTCCTCTCTGGATCTACAGATATACTGTTTTGCGGCATGCACTGACTATGAAGATTTGTTACGAATACAGGAAGACATTCTTCTTAATGCAGGAAAAATTATTCATAGTCATGGTGCTGATATTGCCTTCCCCACTAGAACCCTCGACTTTCAATGGCCTCCAAATAACAACCCCTAA
- a CDS encoding ProQ/FinO family protein → MTQKSELSEEAMKLLKKLENKPAAEIMNSEALRVVRAAWPEAFHVSSPKPLKVGIHKDMESEGLIPPHIISTALNFFTTLERYLEAVKPGAARINLSGQTAGRVRLREAVDAEIKLYRQSEAHTRGRTRVVINRIKLLSVKKAS, encoded by the coding sequence TTGACGCAAAAAAGCGAACTATCCGAAGAAGCAATGAAGCTTCTGAAAAAGCTGGAAAACAAGCCGGCAGCAGAAATTATGAATTCCGAAGCGCTTCGTGTTGTTCGTGCTGCATGGCCTGAGGCCTTCCATGTTTCATCACCAAAGCCCTTAAAGGTGGGGATTCATAAGGATATGGAAAGTGAAGGGTTGATACCGCCTCATATCATTAGTACTGCGTTAAACTTTTTTACCACCCTTGAACGTTACCTGGAAGCGGTTAAACCCGGGGCTGCAAGGATTAATTTAAGCGGGCAGACTGCCGGCAGAGTCCGGCTCAGAGAGGCGGTGGATGCAGAGATTAAGTTGTATCGCCAAAGCGAGGCCCACACCAGGGGAAGAACCCGGGTTGTGATTAATCGCATCAAGCTTCTTTCAGTAAAGAAGGCCAGTTAA
- a CDS encoding Hsp20/alpha crystallin family protein: MDNKWSTGSWLKPGNDKLSDDLTSEAVSPVSQLRRGLDKLFDKAFSGSSLEVGVGDEYDGFHLNLDIQEQDSQYKIIVEVPGMDEKELEVYIEGDLLTIKGEKLQDSVVGKANMHRVGRRCGSFCRAFSLPDNVEQNSISANFNKGVLTLKIDKRKDIRSSARQIKINKE, encoded by the coding sequence ATGGACAATAAATGGTCCACAGGGAGCTGGCTTAAGCCTGGGAATGATAAGCTTTCTGATGACTTAACGTCTGAGGCGGTGTCACCGGTTTCTCAGTTGAGAAGAGGATTGGATAAACTGTTTGATAAAGCCTTCAGTGGCTCCAGTCTGGAGGTGGGGGTCGGGGATGAATATGATGGTTTTCATCTCAATCTGGATATCCAGGAGCAGGATAGCCAATATAAAATCATTGTTGAAGTGCCTGGAATGGATGAGAAGGAGCTGGAGGTTTATATTGAAGGTGACCTGTTAACAATAAAGGGAGAAAAGCTACAGGATTCAGTGGTTGGTAAGGCTAATATGCATAGGGTCGGGCGAAGGTGTGGCTCCTTTTGCCGTGCTTTCAGCTTGCCTGATAATGTCGAGCAGAATTCGATCTCCGCTAACTTTAATAAGGGGGTATTAACGTTGAAAATTGATAAGCGTAAAGATATCAGGTCATCTGCCAGGCAGATTAAAATTAATAAAGAGTAG
- a CDS encoding protein O-GlcNAcase, which yields MSFTYGVIEGLYDQAQSWAWQDRKGYIDFCCNKKFNFYIYAPKNDPYLRELWREPWPEDEFERLKSLSRAFQARGIDFGIGFTPYEVKELDSKTRRELKVKIDLINSINPSMLAILFDDFSNDTPGLARVQCDMAEYIAGESTARHFQVVGTYYSRDPLLLRAYGAMPENYWVDLGRYLDQQFDIYWTGDHVISLGYDQAGIEQITEMFQRKPFLWDNYPVNDPAWLQGRLRIFSFTGRPWRLSQWCSGHAVNPLIQPRLSMIPLATLADIYQQKDQFVALNSFKSALHDLCGQELAGAIYDNLIYFTEEGVNHFSDFTKKRLRETFSAFDRPDQKVFTSEILRWLSDSEFDQGAPGD from the coding sequence ATGTCGTTTACCTATGGTGTTATTGAGGGACTCTATGATCAGGCGCAATCATGGGCCTGGCAGGATCGTAAGGGTTATATAGATTTCTGTTGTAATAAAAAGTTCAATTTTTATATCTATGCACCAAAAAATGATCCTTACCTGAGAGAACTGTGGCGTGAGCCCTGGCCTGAGGATGAATTTGAAAGGTTGAAATCACTGAGTCGGGCTTTTCAGGCAAGAGGTATCGACTTTGGCATAGGTTTTACCCCCTACGAAGTAAAAGAGCTGGATAGCAAAACCCGCCGTGAGCTAAAGGTTAAGATTGACTTGATTAATAGTATTAATCCCTCAATGCTTGCCATCCTTTTTGATGACTTCAGCAATGATACCCCTGGCCTGGCGCGAGTACAGTGTGATATGGCCGAATATATTGCAGGAGAGAGCACAGCCAGGCACTTCCAGGTGGTGGGAACTTATTATTCCAGGGATCCCTTACTGTTGAGAGCTTATGGTGCCATGCCAGAAAATTACTGGGTTGATCTCGGCAGGTATTTGGATCAACAGTTCGATATTTATTGGACAGGCGACCATGTTATTTCACTGGGGTATGATCAAGCCGGTATTGAGCAGATCACTGAGATGTTTCAGCGCAAGCCCTTTTTGTGGGATAACTATCCGGTAAATGACCCTGCCTGGTTGCAGGGCCGGTTACGAATTTTCTCTTTTACAGGACGGCCATGGCGACTGAGTCAGTGGTGTAGTGGGCATGCTGTTAATCCGTTAATTCAGCCAAGACTATCGATGATTCCCCTGGCAACACTGGCTGATATTTATCAGCAGAAAGATCAGTTTGTAGCATTGAACTCATTTAAGTCTGCCCTGCATGATCTTTGTGGCCAGGAACTGGCGGGTGCCATTTATGACAATCTGATTTATTTCACAGAAGAAGGGGTGAATCACTTTTCAGATTTCACAAAAAAACGACTGAGAGAGACTTTTTCTGCCTTTGACAGGCCTGACCAGAAAGTATTCACTTCAGAGATACTTCGGTGGCTAAGTGACTCTGAGTTTGACCAGGGGGCACCAGGGGATTAG
- a CDS encoding biotin-dependent carboxyltransferase family protein, whose amino-acid sequence MTLRIIEPGPLSLIQDLGRYGYQHIGVSPGGPMDEQAFLWANKLLANQSNDAQIEINLGMFRCEFLAQTTIAITGADMAAELNGVVIKPWQSYSVKPGDTLSFKGSQNGLRVYLAVRGGFEVPEILGSCSTVARDQLGGLHEDGSKLRAGDCLNYTASDPMLTRQVPEVFIPDYSQDITLEVIPGYQYEWFDKHERYRFFNAAYTLSQQIDRMGYRLSGEAIGCREQGLISEGIALGAIQIPADGQPIILMRDRQTIGGYPKIGCVKIKDLSPLAQCIPGATIRFVEKDLYKAEAEYRQIKLFFSRTASSYK is encoded by the coding sequence ATGACACTACGAATTATTGAACCCGGCCCGCTCAGCCTGATTCAGGACCTGGGGCGTTATGGTTATCAGCATATTGGTGTCAGCCCTGGCGGCCCAATGGATGAACAGGCTTTTTTGTGGGCAAACAAGCTGCTGGCGAACCAGAGTAATGATGCACAGATTGAAATAAATCTGGGGATGTTTCGCTGTGAGTTTCTAGCTCAAACAACTATTGCTATTACCGGTGCTGATATGGCAGCGGAGCTGAATGGTGTTGTAATAAAGCCCTGGCAGAGCTATTCGGTAAAACCCGGAGATACCTTGTCTTTTAAAGGTTCCCAAAACGGTTTGAGAGTCTATCTTGCTGTTCGGGGTGGTTTTGAGGTTCCAGAAATTTTGGGAAGTTGCTCTACTGTAGCACGTGATCAACTGGGAGGTTTACACGAAGATGGCAGTAAACTGCGTGCAGGAGACTGCCTGAATTATACAGCAAGTGATCCAATGCTTACCCGACAGGTGCCAGAGGTATTTATTCCCGATTACAGCCAGGATATTACCCTGGAAGTTATTCCTGGTTACCAGTATGAGTGGTTTGATAAGCATGAACGTTATCGTTTTTTTAACGCTGCTTACACCTTAAGCCAGCAAATAGACCGTATGGGCTATCGGCTTTCCGGTGAAGCTATTGGTTGCCGGGAGCAGGGGCTGATTTCAGAGGGTATTGCTCTTGGGGCGATACAAATTCCAGCTGACGGTCAACCTATCATCCTGATGCGGGATCGCCAGACCATAGGAGGCTACCCAAAAATCGGCTGTGTTAAAATAAAAGACCTTAGCCCATTGGCGCAGTGTATTCCTGGCGCCACTATCCGCTTTGTTGAAAAGGATTTATATAAAGCTGAGGCTGAGTATAGGCAAATAAAACTTTTCTTCAGTAGAACAGCTTCTTCCTATAAGTAG